A genomic stretch from Telmatocola sphagniphila includes:
- a CDS encoding type II secretion system protein gives MKPRPHAMTPRKAFTLVEMLVVMSIIFILVGLLLVGISAATTKAYEARIRSDITNLDNAIGQFRSDYGNLTPPTHLVIAANYGAAYQAALNLPNPAVQWMPQMVLDSQSFLKKMFPRWNPSPNGSNGLPVQSGANYQVISGSQVLVFLLGGYAQHGGGNYNFAAAGLGFSDDPTNPFGNPAIAAGGQPTITYKKPYFDFPAGKLSNRTTGTPYPALISHEFDPNVGKVSYFPGFLDAYDVPYAYFGSRNGNDYADLTTGNNKYFSTNGYLPILTTNSLGGGLRVYCSTPSGSFSNTINPYVDSTNKFVKPNGFQIISAGTDGQYAIKDPTNGKGGFGPGGLLWQPSNNPYYQQQSTGYGYDDVSNFSSKLLGIP, from the coding sequence ATGAAACCACGACCGCACGCCATGACCCCTCGTAAGGCATTTACCCTTGTGGAAATGCTGGTGGTCATGAGCATTATCTTCATCCTGGTCGGCCTGCTGCTCGTCGGGATTTCCGCGGCAACCACCAAAGCTTATGAAGCTCGTATCCGGAGCGATATCACCAATCTGGATAACGCCATCGGGCAGTTCCGGAGCGATTACGGGAATCTAACGCCGCCGACGCATTTGGTGATTGCGGCGAATTATGGCGCCGCCTATCAAGCTGCTTTGAATTTGCCTAATCCAGCTGTTCAGTGGATGCCTCAGATGGTTCTTGATAGTCAATCGTTCCTAAAGAAAATGTTCCCTCGCTGGAATCCTAGTCCTAACGGATCAAATGGGTTACCGGTGCAATCTGGAGCGAATTATCAAGTTATTAGTGGTTCGCAAGTGTTGGTTTTCCTATTGGGTGGTTATGCTCAGCATGGTGGCGGAAATTATAATTTCGCTGCTGCAGGGCTTGGTTTTTCGGATGATCCGACCAATCCTTTTGGGAATCCTGCTATAGCAGCAGGAGGTCAGCCGACGATTACCTATAAGAAACCATACTTCGATTTTCCGGCCGGCAAGTTGAGTAACCGGACTACCGGTACTCCGTATCCTGCGCTAATTTCGCATGAATTCGATCCCAACGTAGGAAAGGTATCTTACTTTCCTGGTTTCTTGGATGCGTATGACGTTCCTTATGCTTACTTTGGCAGTCGTAATGGAAATGATTATGCAGATCTGACTACAGGTAATAACAAATATTTTTCAACCAATGGCTATTTGCCTATCTTGACCACAAATTCCTTGGGTGGTGGCCTGAGAGTTTACTGTTCAACTCCTTCGGGATCATTCAGTAATACGATTAATCCTTACGTCGATTCAACTAACAAATTTGTGAAGCCCAACGGCTTCCAGATCATCAGTGCCGGTACCGATGGTCAGTACGCCATTAAAGATCCTACCAACGGGAAGGGCGGATTCGGCCCAGGTGGTTTACTTTGGCAGCCGAGCAACAACCCCTATTACCAGCAGCAATCGACCGGCTACGGTTACGACGATGTGTCGAACTTCTCCTCCAAACTGTTAGGTATTCCTTAA
- a CDS encoding GspE/PulE family protein: MEDLLEQARSTDSPLELIAVERGLINEDQLLQALAEQSGMRIVNLDETKPEAKALGMVQETMANLYKMLPISFDNDTLTVVLADPNNLQAIDDVRNFLGIPTVIACLAPVKKIEAAIQKAYSGTKEESITDLIHSLEVDDRFNKIKRETSIDLDEIDEIANTAPVRKLINMVLLMAIRDHASDVHFEPFEDEYKMRYRCDGVLYEMVPPPRHLAMAISSRIKVMSNLDIAERRLPQDGRIELNIGGNPIDMRVSVLPTMFGESVVIRVLDRTRVGLELDRIGLPEDILADFRSVIRKPNGICLVTGPTGAGKTTTLYSALNELNEITDKIITTEDPVEYEIDGIVQCPINAEIDLTFASALRAILRQDPDRILVGEIRDLETAQIAIQASLTGHMVFSTLHTNDSPSTITRLRDMGVEPFLITATVEAILAQRLVRKICQFCKTGYDPSREQLMELNMKAEDLKGRQFYFGEGCDKCNNLGFKGRTGIYEMLIMNDDLRDMVSRGASTDALRNAVRARGARGLRERGIDMLFNGISNVEEIVRETVLEDEG; this comes from the coding sequence ATGGAAGATCTGCTCGAACAGGCCCGCAGCACCGATTCCCCTCTGGAACTGATCGCCGTCGAACGCGGTCTGATCAACGAAGATCAGTTGCTGCAGGCGTTGGCCGAGCAATCGGGCATGCGGATCGTCAATCTAGACGAGACCAAGCCCGAAGCCAAAGCCCTCGGCATGGTTCAGGAAACCATGGCCAATCTCTATAAGATGCTGCCCATCTCGTTCGATAACGACACGCTGACGGTGGTCCTGGCCGATCCGAACAATCTGCAGGCCATCGACGATGTGCGGAACTTCCTCGGTATTCCAACAGTGATTGCCTGTCTGGCGCCGGTCAAGAAGATCGAAGCGGCCATCCAGAAGGCCTACAGCGGCACCAAGGAAGAATCGATCACCGATCTGATTCACAGTCTCGAAGTGGACGATCGCTTCAACAAGATCAAGCGCGAAACCTCGATCGACCTCGACGAAATCGACGAAATCGCCAATACGGCCCCCGTCCGCAAGCTCATCAACATGGTGCTGCTGATGGCCATTCGCGACCACGCCTCGGACGTCCATTTCGAACCGTTCGAAGACGAATACAAGATGCGTTATCGTTGCGACGGTGTGCTCTATGAGATGGTGCCGCCGCCGCGCCACCTGGCAATGGCGATCTCCTCGCGTATCAAGGTTATGTCCAACCTGGATATCGCCGAACGCCGTCTGCCGCAGGACGGCCGCATCGAATTGAACATCGGCGGCAACCCCATCGACATGCGCGTTTCGGTTCTGCCGACCATGTTTGGCGAGAGCGTGGTCATCCGGGTTCTGGACCGTACCCGGGTCGGTCTGGAACTGGATCGTATCGGTCTGCCCGAAGATATCCTGGCCGATTTCCGCAGCGTCATCCGCAAGCCCAACGGCATCTGTCTGGTGACCGGGCCGACCGGGGCCGGTAAGACGACGACGCTCTATTCCGCGTTAAACGAGCTGAACGAAATAACCGATAAAATCATCACGACCGAAGATCCGGTCGAGTATGAAATCGACGGCATCGTGCAGTGCCCGATTAATGCGGAAATCGACCTGACGTTCGCCTCCGCGCTGCGGGCAATTTTACGGCAGGACCCCGACCGAATCCTCGTCGGCGAAATTCGAGACCTGGAAACTGCCCAAATTGCCATTCAGGCCAGCCTCACTGGACACATGGTGTTCAGTACCTTGCATACTAATGATTCACCGAGTACGATCACCCGTCTGCGCGACATGGGCGTGGAGCCGTTTTTGATCACGGCCACCGTCGAGGCGATTCTGGCTCAGCGTCTGGTGCGAAAAATCTGTCAGTTCTGTAAAACCGGCTACGATCCGAGCCGGGAACAGCTGATGGAATTGAATATGAAGGCTGAAGATCTCAAGGGCCGCCAATTCTACTTTGGGGAAGGTTGCGACAAGTGCAACAATCTCGGGTTCAAGGGCCGAACCGGGATTTATGAAATGTTGATTATGAACGATGACCTCCGCGATATGGTTTCGCGCGGGGCATCGACCGATGCTCTACGAAACGCCGTGCGCGCCCGGGGGGCTCGCGGTCTTCGCGAACGGGGTATCGATATGCTGTTCAACGGCATCAGTAACGTGGAAGAAATCGTCCGCGAAACGGTGCTCGAAGACGAAGGTTGA
- a CDS encoding tyrosine-type recombinase/integrase, whose product MASLQKKNQSYYCQFLFQGKRYTVTIGQVSDQEANAFVGKIEHLLMRIRQKLLAVPKGVKIVDFLLTDGQVTSEPLEEEGPLTLEFLRDLYLQTHGNGALEANTLYTAKIHLKHIERTLEAKFNLRTLSSADLQKHINRRVKAKGLRGKKLSGYTIRKEIKTLRAVWNWAKESTLLKGEFPANKLAFPKIEEKPPFQTWPEIEKRLSKGNVTEGEAADLWDCVFLTLPEIGELLDHVRVSATHPWIYPMFCFAAHTGARRSELLRLQVSDIDLEAKHVFIREKKKSKTKSTLRRIPISGFLIDAMQAWLAKHPGGAFLFGQSGRLEHGKKSRTSTVPITEDEAHDHFKRTLAGSKWKVLRGWHVLRHSFASNCAAKGIDQRLIDSWMGHTTEIRRRYLHLIPTNEQQALSLVFDG is encoded by the coding sequence ATGGCGTCCTTGCAGAAGAAAAATCAATCGTACTACTGTCAGTTCCTTTTCCAGGGCAAACGTTACACGGTTACGATCGGCCAGGTCAGTGACCAAGAGGCCAATGCCTTCGTTGGGAAAATCGAACATTTATTGATGCGAATAAGGCAAAAGCTCTTGGCCGTGCCTAAAGGAGTTAAAATCGTCGATTTTCTTCTCACTGATGGTCAGGTGACTTCGGAACCACTCGAGGAAGAAGGCCCCCTCACCCTGGAATTTCTCCGCGATCTCTATTTGCAAACTCACGGGAACGGGGCGCTCGAAGCAAATACCCTCTACACCGCCAAGATTCACCTGAAGCACATAGAACGCACTCTCGAAGCCAAGTTCAATTTGCGGACCCTCTCTTCTGCGGATTTGCAGAAACATATCAACCGGCGTGTCAAAGCGAAAGGACTGAGGGGCAAGAAGCTAAGCGGCTATACGATTCGCAAAGAAATCAAGACGTTGCGTGCTGTGTGGAATTGGGCGAAAGAATCCACTTTACTCAAAGGTGAATTCCCGGCCAACAAGTTGGCCTTTCCGAAGATCGAAGAGAAACCTCCTTTCCAAACTTGGCCGGAAATCGAAAAGCGTCTTTCCAAAGGTAATGTCACGGAGGGCGAAGCGGCCGATCTTTGGGATTGCGTCTTTCTCACCCTTCCAGAAATCGGCGAACTTCTCGATCATGTGCGAGTGTCCGCTACTCATCCCTGGATTTATCCCATGTTCTGTTTCGCGGCTCATACCGGCGCGAGACGTTCCGAATTACTCCGCCTTCAGGTTTCCGATATCGACTTGGAAGCCAAGCATGTTTTCATCCGCGAGAAGAAGAAGTCAAAAACCAAAAGTACGCTGCGACGAATTCCGATTTCCGGATTCCTGATTGATGCAATGCAAGCATGGCTGGCGAAGCATCCAGGAGGAGCATTTCTATTCGGCCAATCGGGTCGGCTCGAACACGGAAAGAAATCACGGACAAGCACAGTCCCGATCACCGAAGATGAGGCACATGACCATTTCAAGAGGACATTGGCCGGGAGTAAATGGAAAGTGTTGCGGGGCTGGCATGTGCTGCGGCACAGTTTCGCATCGAATTGCGCTGCCAAAGGGATCGATCAGCGGCTCATTGATTCCTGGATGGGGCACACAACTGAAATCCGGCGAAGATACTTGCACTTGATACCAACGAATGAGCAGCAGGCGCTTTCGCTCGTATTCGATGGTTAG
- a CDS encoding VOC family protein: MRLDHIAYRVADRQKTANFFREAFGYTVQTEFDIVFDEGGSAKCIALEPPEKLNGEIPWKLFAAGSEQEYHLPPEIFISDGTADSVVGKWVAARGGVGGIHHLAYQVDSVEEKMKEWRDKGFAEFSTDDVLKCPGLTQVFTKPSALTGVIYEFINRGKHGFCKDNVKDLMKSTKDFR; encoded by the coding sequence ATGCGTCTCGACCATATAGCCTATCGCGTAGCGGACCGGCAAAAAACCGCCAACTTCTTCAGGGAAGCCTTCGGTTACACGGTTCAAACCGAGTTCGATATCGTTTTCGACGAAGGCGGTTCGGCCAAATGCATCGCTCTGGAGCCACCGGAAAAACTCAACGGCGAAATTCCCTGGAAGCTGTTCGCCGCTGGTTCCGAACAGGAGTATCACCTTCCTCCCGAGATCTTCATCTCGGACGGAACGGCCGATTCGGTCGTCGGCAAGTGGGTCGCGGCTCGCGGCGGTGTCGGCGGGATTCACCACCTCGCTTATCAGGTCGATTCGGTCGAAGAGAAGATGAAGGAGTGGCGGGATAAGGGTTTCGCCGAGTTCAGCACCGACGATGTTCTGAAGTGCCCGGGGCTGACCCAGGTCTTCACCAAACCCTCGGCCCTGACGGGAGTTATCTACGAGTTCATCAATCGGGGCAAGCACGGGTTCTGTAAGGATAATGTGAAAGATTTAATGAAAAGTACCAAGGACTTCCGGTAG
- a CDS encoding type II secretion system protein encodes MRLNHPHRSRAAFTLIELLTVIGIITLLMGLVVGAVFRVQSSQQRIATETLLEKIGTAFDQQWKSVIETAKREQMVDPNNPYTPGYNWEDAINQWSGFDSARGRALWVRLRLFQEFPHAFSDVYVGGVGTTYSAVPNPATVAAVNLPATGTLPQVLLFSKQTYRDALIGATHLQDDTLITTNSVFNLESAVLLYQILSTSRGGMESSVDTFGANSTGVISRGGKSYTVFIDSWGMPIGFRRYGTYGVHGGNQAIPQQPPNRNNPILPFTANSYIGELSSPPFVRNGATTLDPLDPEGKLRENWTGNISGTIFKALQPDFYTSSGNPNSNANQNSYFMQYRFPNLNMGPIIFSAGPDKLYHTDDINECKETKPTPKSLSRSIANDDIISYRLRRTGQRGD; translated from the coding sequence ATGCGTCTGAATCATCCGCACAGAAGCCGAGCGGCCTTCACCCTGATCGAACTGCTCACGGTGATCGGCATCATCACGCTTCTGATGGGATTGGTGGTTGGGGCCGTATTCCGGGTGCAGAGCTCGCAGCAGCGCATCGCCACGGAAACGCTTCTCGAAAAAATTGGCACCGCTTTCGATCAGCAGTGGAAGTCGGTAATCGAAACGGCCAAACGCGAACAGATGGTCGATCCGAACAACCCCTACACCCCAGGTTATAACTGGGAAGACGCGATCAATCAGTGGTCGGGTTTTGATTCCGCTCGAGGCCGAGCTCTCTGGGTTCGCCTGCGGCTATTCCAAGAATTTCCTCACGCGTTCAGTGACGTTTATGTAGGCGGTGTAGGAACCACTTATTCGGCAGTTCCTAATCCAGCGACGGTTGCTGCAGTTAATCTCCCAGCTACCGGTACTTTACCACAAGTTTTATTATTTTCTAAACAGACTTATCGGGATGCACTCATCGGTGCAACCCATTTGCAAGATGATACATTGATTACCACAAATAGTGTATTTAATCTGGAATCTGCTGTACTGCTATACCAGATTCTTTCAACTTCTCGCGGAGGTATGGAATCTTCAGTTGATACTTTCGGCGCCAACTCGACGGGAGTGATATCTCGCGGAGGCAAATCTTATACTGTTTTTATCGATTCTTGGGGGATGCCAATCGGCTTCCGTCGGTATGGTACTTATGGTGTACATGGTGGGAATCAAGCGATACCACAGCAACCTCCTAACCGAAATAATCCGATATTGCCTTTCACAGCGAATAGCTACATTGGCGAACTTAGTTCACCCCCTTTCGTGCGAAACGGAGCAACAACTCTCGATCCGCTCGATCCGGAAGGTAAACTGCGTGAGAACTGGACAGGTAATATTTCGGGGACAATCTTTAAAGCGTTACAGCCAGATTTTTATACATCATCAGGCAATCCTAATTCTAACGCTAATCAGAATAGTTACTTTATGCAATATAGATTCCCGAACCTGAACATGGGTCCGATTATTTTCTCGGCCGGTCCGGATAAGCTGTACCACACCGATGATATTAATGAGTGTAAAGAAACAAAACCAACGCCAAAATCGCTATCGCGCAGCATCGCCAACGACGACATCATCAGCTACCGGCTCCGTCGGACCGGCCAACGGGGAGATTAA
- a CDS encoding type II secretion system F family protein, whose translation MPTYKFEALDTAGAEVKDEIDALNEEEAQQKIKQMGYFVTKLTAMGVNTKTKKKKKTGKSRKTFTIGGVSNKMLCTFTRQFSTLQDAGLPVLRSLRILERQMKPSTLKNNLIDVVDDVESGSTLSEAMAKHPRCFDRLYVNMVRAGEAGGALEIILQRLADFKEKAQSLKRKIIGAMVYPAVVIMVAVGILTFIMISIIPKFKKIFEEFNMKLPAPTQILIDTSNWFADYWWTIPMFPMGLYLLIKLIRLSRAGTYALDRMLLWVPVVGNLVEKTIVARTMRTLGTLVASGVPILEALSIVRDTANNAVFERMFTRVYESIREGDTIAEPLKESRLVDDMVCNMVEVGEETGDLDSMLYKIADFYDEEVDTAVKSLISLIEPLMIVVLGFIIGAIVISLFLPLIKLLEGLSK comes from the coding sequence ATGCCAACATATAAATTCGAAGCTCTGGACACGGCCGGTGCCGAAGTCAAGGACGAAATCGATGCGCTGAACGAAGAAGAGGCGCAACAGAAAATCAAGCAGATGGGCTACTTCGTCACGAAGCTCACCGCCATGGGCGTGAACACGAAGACGAAGAAGAAAAAGAAGACGGGTAAATCCCGCAAGACCTTCACCATCGGCGGCGTCTCCAACAAGATGCTTTGTACCTTCACCCGCCAGTTCAGTACGCTTCAGGACGCCGGTCTGCCCGTGCTCCGCAGCCTGCGAATTCTCGAACGGCAGATGAAGCCCAGCACCCTGAAAAATAACCTCATCGACGTGGTGGACGATGTGGAATCGGGCAGCACCCTGTCCGAAGCCATGGCCAAGCACCCCCGCTGCTTCGACCGTCTCTATGTGAATATGGTGCGTGCCGGAGAGGCCGGCGGTGCCCTCGAAATCATCTTGCAGCGTCTGGCCGACTTCAAGGAAAAGGCTCAGAGCCTCAAGCGCAAGATCATCGGCGCCATGGTTTACCCGGCCGTGGTTATCATGGTCGCCGTCGGTATCTTGACGTTCATCATGATCTCGATCATTCCGAAGTTCAAAAAGATCTTCGAAGAATTCAACATGAAGTTGCCCGCGCCCACGCAGATCCTCATCGATACCTCGAACTGGTTCGCCGATTACTGGTGGACGATTCCGATGTTCCCCATGGGGCTCTATCTTCTCATAAAACTCATACGACTATCGAGGGCCGGTACATATGCCTTAGATAGGATGCTGCTCTGGGTGCCCGTCGTCGGGAACCTCGTGGAGAAAACGATTGTAGCGCGGACAATGCGCACCCTGGGCACCCTCGTGGCCTCCGGTGTGCCGATATTGGAGGCGTTGAGTATTGTCCGCGACACGGCCAATAACGCCGTGTTCGAGCGAATGTTTACTCGCGTTTACGAGTCGATCCGGGAAGGGGATACGATTGCCGAACCCCTGAAGGAAAGCCGGCTCGTCGACGATATGGTTTGCAACATGGTGGAGGTCGGCGAGGAGACCGGCGACCTCGACTCCATGCTCTATAAGATTGCCGACTTCTACGATGAAGAAGTCGACACGGCCGTGAAAAGTTTGATCAGCTTGATCGAACCGTTGATGATTGTCGTGCTAGGTTTTATCATCGGGGCGATTGTGATCTCGCTCTTCTTACCTTTGATTAAGCTGCTGGAAGGTTTGAGCAAATAG
- a CDS encoding type IV pilus twitching motility protein PilT, producing the protein MATVMIDKLLATVIQLKASDLHISVGQPPVVRHNGRMRKLETKVLDNDDTTALMKSITPDRCQQELQEKGGSDFAIEFTDGYRFRCAIFKQRGTIGMVLRRIPSQFLTFEQLMMPDAIRSLIVRPRGLLLVTGPTGSGKTTSLASMTNFINDNYDRHIITLEDPIEYYHKHKKCTVNQREIGVDVPDFKEGIRRALRMDPDVILVGEMRDLATIHAAIEAAETGHVVFGTLHTSGAASTINRIIDVFPKDQQDQVRTQLSTALMGVLSQALLPKKPEGVIAAYEMMVVTDAIQNLIRENKVYRIDSSIQTGRKYGMFLLDDSLFNLWKTGLCDKEEVLLRSKKPADLAAKIAAAEKGLLEDDEYEDDEDDDDDMDDEDDDDDKPRKGGPPPKKKLNYGRS; encoded by the coding sequence GTGGCCACGGTAATGATCGATAAATTGCTGGCGACCGTCATCCAGCTCAAAGCCAGCGACTTGCACATATCCGTCGGACAGCCTCCCGTCGTCCGGCACAATGGGCGCATGCGCAAGCTGGAAACCAAAGTTCTCGATAACGACGATACGACCGCGCTGATGAAGTCCATCACGCCCGATCGCTGCCAGCAGGAACTGCAGGAAAAAGGGGGATCGGACTTCGCCATCGAATTCACCGACGGCTACCGCTTCCGCTGTGCGATTTTCAAACAGCGCGGCACCATCGGCATGGTGCTCCGCCGCATTCCCAGCCAGTTCCTCACCTTCGAACAGCTGATGATGCCCGACGCCATTCGATCGCTGATCGTCCGGCCGCGCGGTCTGTTGCTGGTCACCGGGCCGACCGGTTCGGGAAAGACCACTTCGCTGGCGTCGATGACCAACTTCATCAACGACAACTACGACCGACATATCATCACCCTCGAAGACCCGATCGAATACTACCACAAGCACAAAAAGTGCACCGTGAACCAGCGGGAAATCGGGGTGGACGTCCCCGACTTCAAGGAAGGGATTCGCCGGGCCTTGCGTATGGATCCGGACGTCATCCTCGTCGGTGAAATGCGAGACTTGGCGACGATTCACGCGGCCATCGAAGCCGCCGAAACCGGCCACGTCGTGTTCGGTACGCTGCACACCTCCGGGGCCGCTTCGACGATCAACCGAATTATCGACGTGTTCCCGAAAGACCAGCAGGATCAGGTTCGCACGCAGCTGTCGACCGCTCTGATGGGGGTGTTGTCCCAGGCGCTTCTGCCGAAGAAGCCCGAAGGGGTGATCGCCGCCTACGAAATGATGGTGGTGACCGATGCTATCCAGAACCTGATTCGCGAAAACAAAGTGTATCGAATCGACTCGAGTATCCAGACCGGTCGTAAGTACGGGATGTTCCTCCTCGACGACAGTCTCTTCAATCTCTGGAAGACTGGCCTCTGCGATAAGGAAGAAGTGCTGCTGCGTTCGAAGAAACCGGCCGACCTGGCCGCCAAAATCGCCGCCGCCGAGAAGGGCCTTCTGGAAGACGACGAGTACGAAGACGATGAGGATGACGACGACGATATGGACGATGAGGACGACGATGATGACAAGCCCCGCAAGGGCGGACCGCCTCCCAAGAAGAAACTGAACTACGGCCGCTCGTAG
- a CDS encoding GspE/PulE family protein, with translation MAKARGDFTDILIRNRLIGPDQLEEALRLSSSTGTKIQEALVKSNYLTQKEVMAAMAEFHGLQYVDLEGVEIAKSVIELVPESVARENVVLPLQLEGNVLKLITSDPTNYDTIQKLTFILNKDVTPVLADHEQIRESINRHYGQTETESMDSMLSEFTDTQIEFTQTEAARAAHSDAGDSDAPVVRLCNMMLAEAVAQRASDIHIEPFADRVRIRYRIDGILVERDAIPRRLQAAMVSRLKIMGNIDIAEKRRPQDGRIKTTIQGKHFDLRVSFLPTVHGQSCVMRILDRGNIQVNIRDMGFGEDDYLRFQKIIKRPNGIFLVTGPTGSGKTTTLYAALNELNRPDRKIITAEDPVEYYLPGINQVEVRHNIGLDFQRIIRAMLRQAPNIILVGEIRDKETAEIAVQASLTGHLVFSTLHTNDAPSAITRLADIGVPPFLIASSVIAIMAQRLARVNCSKCKVAYVPPEAEILSAGIKPEQLKGANFMRGRGCSNCNQCGFRGRTGIYEMMALNAKIREMTFAQAPAQQIRRVARETGMRNLLEDGVLKCLRGVTTVEEILSICHSDHE, from the coding sequence ATGGCCAAGGCACGCGGCGACTTTACCGATATTCTCATCCGCAATCGCCTCATTGGCCCCGATCAGTTAGAAGAAGCACTGCGCCTGAGCTCTTCGACCGGTACCAAGATCCAGGAAGCACTGGTCAAATCGAACTACCTGACTCAAAAAGAAGTCATGGCGGCCATGGCCGAATTCCATGGCCTGCAATACGTGGATCTCGAAGGCGTGGAAATCGCCAAGTCAGTCATCGAATTGGTACCGGAATCCGTGGCCCGAGAAAACGTCGTTCTGCCACTGCAACTCGAAGGAAACGTTCTCAAGCTCATCACCTCCGACCCCACCAACTACGATACCATTCAGAAGCTGACCTTCATTCTGAATAAAGACGTCACCCCGGTGCTGGCGGATCACGAGCAAATTCGCGAATCGATCAACCGGCACTACGGCCAAACGGAAACGGAGTCGATGGACTCCATGCTTTCCGAATTCACCGACACCCAGATCGAATTCACCCAGACCGAAGCGGCCCGGGCGGCTCACTCCGATGCCGGCGATTCCGACGCTCCGGTGGTCCGGCTCTGCAATATGATGCTCGCGGAAGCGGTGGCCCAGCGGGCCAGCGACATCCACATCGAGCCGTTTGCGGATCGCGTCCGAATCCGCTATCGCATCGACGGCATTCTCGTCGAGCGCGATGCCATCCCCCGTCGTTTGCAGGCGGCTATGGTCAGCCGTTTGAAGATTATGGGCAATATCGACATTGCCGAGAAGCGCCGGCCCCAGGACGGTCGGATCAAAACGACCATTCAGGGCAAGCACTTCGACCTTCGCGTTAGCTTCTTGCCGACCGTGCACGGCCAGTCCTGCGTGATGCGTATTCTCGACCGCGGCAACATCCAGGTGAACATCCGGGATATGGGCTTCGGCGAAGACGACTATCTGCGCTTCCAGAAGATCATCAAACGCCCCAACGGCATCTTTCTGGTGACCGGACCGACCGGTTCGGGCAAAACGACGACGCTCTATGCCGCGTTGAATGAACTCAACCGGCCCGACCGCAAAATCATCACGGCGGAAGACCCGGTGGAATACTACCTGCCGGGGATTAATCAGGTGGAAGTCCGGCACAACATCGGCCTCGATTTCCAGCGAATTATCCGCGCCATGTTGCGACAGGCCCCCAACATCATTCTGGTGGGGGAAATTCGCGATAAGGAAACGGCGGAAATCGCCGTGCAGGCTTCACTGACGGGTCACTTGGTGTTCTCCACGCTGCACACCAACGATGCCCCCTCGGCCATTACCCGGCTGGCCGACATCGGCGTGCCGCCGTTCTTGATCGCCTCTTCGGTGATCGCGATTATGGCCCAGCGTCTGGCCCGCGTGAACTGCAGTAAGTGCAAGGTCGCTTACGTGCCTCCCGAAGCCGAAATTCTCTCGGCCGGGATCAAGCCCGAACAGCTCAAGGGAGCGAACTTCATGCGGGGCCGCGGCTGCAGCAACTGCAACCAGTGCGGCTTCCGCGGCCGAACCGGTATCTACGAAATGATGGCCCTGAACGCGAAGATTCGAGAAATGACCTTCGCACAGGCCCCTGCCCAGCAAATCCGTCGCGTCGCTCGCGAAACCGGGATGCGCAACCTTCTGGAAGACGGTGTGCTGAAGTGTCTCCGAGGCGTCACCACCGTCGAAGAAATTTTGAGTATCTGCCATTCCGATCACGAGTAG